A genomic segment from Synchiropus splendidus isolate RoL2022-P1 chromosome 18, RoL_Sspl_1.0, whole genome shotgun sequence encodes:
- the LOC128749902 gene encoding TRAF3-interacting JNK-activating modulator isoform X3 → MRWSHRAEKREELRGRNNVTSCRSPPRERTGLIKTELRKKRQQEFLRRRSFSPERQTSRGSDEVFQVMPHSSSRSSGTSQMEESSPPDRSKWASLWFDQEVQQVQTSTSYSITQTTRMASVASTNVASESENNLLRMRDSSVQTDSGFITIQESHVQQLAEYLKEALWREEAVKQKLVRLQKSTSNLIQSSDEVWTTHCSEHQLRNKVNALEGQLQACLQKFPKDGVKKLVLQMEKQKLLYEQKATMAVQKATEEKMEALSQAETLQEALVSSKAESVRWQGLYEEQRENSTQLRRHQQLGEQQLQQLHGQMELSRSTEAELTEEVVSLREKREELQLNVSQLEEHNQALEDQVQFMRENVKLQESLMEGFEDLEGEVSVKETRQSQLQEQLLYTLEKLRLKEKEVEELQSELRVLEQEYQSSQTRLSQCREELRQMRQRRSRALVCATWWKVYGLLFLLQAIAAAIMLWLWHPPFREQVEDLYWDIEARVEDYLMQMASPQQSGCFRPV, encoded by the exons ATGAGATGGAGTCATAG AgcagaaaaaagagaagaactGAGAGGGCGAAACAATGTCACCTCGTGCCGGAGTCCTCCAAGAGAACGCACCGGCCTCATCAAGACTGAGTTGAGAAAGAAGAGGCAACAGGAGTTTCTGAGGAGAAGATCGTTCAGCCCAGAGAGGCAAACCTCAAGAGGGAGCGACGAGGTTTTTCAAGTCATGCCTCACAGTTCCAGCCGCAGCTCAGGCACGTCACAGATGGAAGAGTCTTCACCTCCCGATCGTAGTAAATGG GCATCGCTGTGGTTTGACCAGGAAGTTCAGCAAGTCCAAACATCTACCTCGTACAGCATCACACAGACCACCAGGATGGCCTCAG TTGCAAGCACAAATGTAGCGtctgaaagtgaaaacaatcTCCTGAGAATGCGAGATTCCAGTGTTCAGACCGA taGTGGTTTCATCACCATCCAGGAATCA CATGTTCAACAGTTAGCTGAGTATTTGAAG GAGGCGCTGTGGAGAGAAGAAGCGGTGAAGCAGAAGCTGGTCCGGCTGCAGAAGAGCACATCAAACCTCATCCAGTCTTCTGATGAAGTTTGGACG ACTCATTGCAGCGAACATCAGCTCAGAAACAAGGTCAATGCTCTGGAGGGGCAGCTGCAAGCCTGTCTGCAG AAGTTTCCGAAAGATGGAGTGAAAAAACTGGTGCTACAGATGGAGAAGCAAAAGCTACTGTATGAGCAGAAAGCCACGATGGCCGTGCAGAAGGCTacggaggagaagatggaggccTTGAGTCAAGCTGAAACTCTGCAG GAGGCATTAGTTTCATCTAAAGCCGAGTCAGTGAGGTGGCAGGGTCTCTacgaggagcagagggagaacTCTACTCAGCTCAGGAGACACCAGCAGCTTGgcgagcagcagctgcagcaactgCACGGACAGATGGAG TTGTCCAGGAGCACTGAGGCCGAGCTGACAGAGGAGGTGGTCTCGCTGAGGGAAAAGagggaggagctgcagctgaatGTGAGTCAGCTGGAGGAGCACAACCAAGCCTTAGAGGATCAGGTCCAGTTCATGAGAG AAAACGTGAAGCTTCAGGAGTCGTTGATGGAGGGGTTTGAGGATCTCGAAGGTGAAGTGAGTGTGAAGGAGACAAGACAGtctcagctgcaggagcagctccTTTACACTCTGGAGAAGCTCaggctgaaggagaaggag GTGGAGGAACTGCAGTCTGAGCTGCGAGTGCTGGAGCAGGAGTACCAGTCCAGCCAGACCAGACTGTCCCAGTGCAGAGAGGAGCTCCGGCAGATGAGGCAACGACGTAGCAGAGCA CTGGTGTGTGCCACCTGGTGGAAAGTGTACGGCCTCCTCTTCCTGTTGCAGGCCATCGCTGCGGCGATCATGCTGTGGCTCTGGCACCCCCCCTTCAGGGAGCAAGTGGAGGACTTGTACTGGGACATCGAGGCGCGAGTGGAAGACTACCTCATGCAGATGGCTTCTCCACAACAATCGGGCTGTTTCCGACCCGTGTGA
- the LOC128749902 gene encoding TRAF3-interacting JNK-activating modulator isoform X1, translating to MERVFSYQAWFPLEREFDRAVASRAEKREELRGRNNVTSCRSPPRERTGLIKTELRKKRQQEFLRRRSFSPERQTSRGSDEVFQVMPHSSSRSSGTSQMEESSPPDRSKWASLWFDQEVQQVQTSTSYSITQTTRMASVASTNVASESENNLLRMRDSSVQTDSGFITIQESHVQQLAEYLKEALWREEAVKQKLVRLQKSTSNLIQSSDEVWTTHCSEHQLRNKVNALEGQLQACLQKFPKDGVKKLVLQMEKQKLLYEQKATMAVQKATEEKMEALSQAETLQEALVSSKAESVRWQGLYEEQRENSTQLRRHQQLGEQQLQQLHGQMELSRSTEAELTEEVVSLREKREELQLNVSQLEEHNQALEDQVQFMRENVKLQESLMEGFEDLEGEVSVKETRQSQLQEQLLYTLEKLRLKEKEVEELQSELRVLEQEYQSSQTRLSQCREELRQMRQRRSRALVCATWWKVYGLLFLLQAIAAAIMLWLWHPPFREQVEDLYWDIEARVEDYLMQMASPQQSGCFRPV from the exons ATGGAGCGTGTCTTCAGCTATCAGGCATGGTTTCCTCTGGAGAGAGAATTTGACCGTGCAGTTGCTTCCAGAgcagaaaaaagagaagaactGAGAGGGCGAAACAATGTCACCTCGTGCCGGAGTCCTCCAAGAGAACGCACCGGCCTCATCAAGACTGAGTTGAGAAAGAAGAGGCAACAGGAGTTTCTGAGGAGAAGATCGTTCAGCCCAGAGAGGCAAACCTCAAGAGGGAGCGACGAGGTTTTTCAAGTCATGCCTCACAGTTCCAGCCGCAGCTCAGGCACGTCACAGATGGAAGAGTCTTCACCTCCCGATCGTAGTAAATGG GCATCGCTGTGGTTTGACCAGGAAGTTCAGCAAGTCCAAACATCTACCTCGTACAGCATCACACAGACCACCAGGATGGCCTCAG TTGCAAGCACAAATGTAGCGtctgaaagtgaaaacaatcTCCTGAGAATGCGAGATTCCAGTGTTCAGACCGA taGTGGTTTCATCACCATCCAGGAATCA CATGTTCAACAGTTAGCTGAGTATTTGAAG GAGGCGCTGTGGAGAGAAGAAGCGGTGAAGCAGAAGCTGGTCCGGCTGCAGAAGAGCACATCAAACCTCATCCAGTCTTCTGATGAAGTTTGGACG ACTCATTGCAGCGAACATCAGCTCAGAAACAAGGTCAATGCTCTGGAGGGGCAGCTGCAAGCCTGTCTGCAG AAGTTTCCGAAAGATGGAGTGAAAAAACTGGTGCTACAGATGGAGAAGCAAAAGCTACTGTATGAGCAGAAAGCCACGATGGCCGTGCAGAAGGCTacggaggagaagatggaggccTTGAGTCAAGCTGAAACTCTGCAG GAGGCATTAGTTTCATCTAAAGCCGAGTCAGTGAGGTGGCAGGGTCTCTacgaggagcagagggagaacTCTACTCAGCTCAGGAGACACCAGCAGCTTGgcgagcagcagctgcagcaactgCACGGACAGATGGAG TTGTCCAGGAGCACTGAGGCCGAGCTGACAGAGGAGGTGGTCTCGCTGAGGGAAAAGagggaggagctgcagctgaatGTGAGTCAGCTGGAGGAGCACAACCAAGCCTTAGAGGATCAGGTCCAGTTCATGAGAG AAAACGTGAAGCTTCAGGAGTCGTTGATGGAGGGGTTTGAGGATCTCGAAGGTGAAGTGAGTGTGAAGGAGACAAGACAGtctcagctgcaggagcagctccTTTACACTCTGGAGAAGCTCaggctgaaggagaaggag GTGGAGGAACTGCAGTCTGAGCTGCGAGTGCTGGAGCAGGAGTACCAGTCCAGCCAGACCAGACTGTCCCAGTGCAGAGAGGAGCTCCGGCAGATGAGGCAACGACGTAGCAGAGCA CTGGTGTGTGCCACCTGGTGGAAAGTGTACGGCCTCCTCTTCCTGTTGCAGGCCATCGCTGCGGCGATCATGCTGTGGCTCTGGCACCCCCCCTTCAGGGAGCAAGTGGAGGACTTGTACTGGGACATCGAGGCGCGAGTGGAAGACTACCTCATGCAGATGGCTTCTCCACAACAATCGGGCTGTTTCCGACCCGTGTGA
- the LOC128749902 gene encoding TRAF3-interacting JNK-activating modulator isoform X2 encodes MERVFSYQAWFPLEREFDRAVASRAEKREELRGRNNVTSCRSPPRERTGLIKTELRKKRQQEFLRRRSFSPERQTSRGSDEVFQVMPHSSSRSSGTSQMEESSPPDRSKWASLWFDQEVQQVQTSTSYSITQTTRMASVASTNVASESENNLLRMRDSSVQTDGFITIQESHVQQLAEYLKEALWREEAVKQKLVRLQKSTSNLIQSSDEVWTTHCSEHQLRNKVNALEGQLQACLQKFPKDGVKKLVLQMEKQKLLYEQKATMAVQKATEEKMEALSQAETLQEALVSSKAESVRWQGLYEEQRENSTQLRRHQQLGEQQLQQLHGQMELSRSTEAELTEEVVSLREKREELQLNVSQLEEHNQALEDQVQFMRENVKLQESLMEGFEDLEGEVSVKETRQSQLQEQLLYTLEKLRLKEKEVEELQSELRVLEQEYQSSQTRLSQCREELRQMRQRRSRALVCATWWKVYGLLFLLQAIAAAIMLWLWHPPFREQVEDLYWDIEARVEDYLMQMASPQQSGCFRPV; translated from the exons ATGGAGCGTGTCTTCAGCTATCAGGCATGGTTTCCTCTGGAGAGAGAATTTGACCGTGCAGTTGCTTCCAGAgcagaaaaaagagaagaactGAGAGGGCGAAACAATGTCACCTCGTGCCGGAGTCCTCCAAGAGAACGCACCGGCCTCATCAAGACTGAGTTGAGAAAGAAGAGGCAACAGGAGTTTCTGAGGAGAAGATCGTTCAGCCCAGAGAGGCAAACCTCAAGAGGGAGCGACGAGGTTTTTCAAGTCATGCCTCACAGTTCCAGCCGCAGCTCAGGCACGTCACAGATGGAAGAGTCTTCACCTCCCGATCGTAGTAAATGG GCATCGCTGTGGTTTGACCAGGAAGTTCAGCAAGTCCAAACATCTACCTCGTACAGCATCACACAGACCACCAGGATGGCCTCAG TTGCAAGCACAAATGTAGCGtctgaaagtgaaaacaatcTCCTGAGAATGCGAGATTCCAGTGTTCAGACCGA TGGTTTCATCACCATCCAGGAATCA CATGTTCAACAGTTAGCTGAGTATTTGAAG GAGGCGCTGTGGAGAGAAGAAGCGGTGAAGCAGAAGCTGGTCCGGCTGCAGAAGAGCACATCAAACCTCATCCAGTCTTCTGATGAAGTTTGGACG ACTCATTGCAGCGAACATCAGCTCAGAAACAAGGTCAATGCTCTGGAGGGGCAGCTGCAAGCCTGTCTGCAG AAGTTTCCGAAAGATGGAGTGAAAAAACTGGTGCTACAGATGGAGAAGCAAAAGCTACTGTATGAGCAGAAAGCCACGATGGCCGTGCAGAAGGCTacggaggagaagatggaggccTTGAGTCAAGCTGAAACTCTGCAG GAGGCATTAGTTTCATCTAAAGCCGAGTCAGTGAGGTGGCAGGGTCTCTacgaggagcagagggagaacTCTACTCAGCTCAGGAGACACCAGCAGCTTGgcgagcagcagctgcagcaactgCACGGACAGATGGAG TTGTCCAGGAGCACTGAGGCCGAGCTGACAGAGGAGGTGGTCTCGCTGAGGGAAAAGagggaggagctgcagctgaatGTGAGTCAGCTGGAGGAGCACAACCAAGCCTTAGAGGATCAGGTCCAGTTCATGAGAG AAAACGTGAAGCTTCAGGAGTCGTTGATGGAGGGGTTTGAGGATCTCGAAGGTGAAGTGAGTGTGAAGGAGACAAGACAGtctcagctgcaggagcagctccTTTACACTCTGGAGAAGCTCaggctgaaggagaaggag GTGGAGGAACTGCAGTCTGAGCTGCGAGTGCTGGAGCAGGAGTACCAGTCCAGCCAGACCAGACTGTCCCAGTGCAGAGAGGAGCTCCGGCAGATGAGGCAACGACGTAGCAGAGCA CTGGTGTGTGCCACCTGGTGGAAAGTGTACGGCCTCCTCTTCCTGTTGCAGGCCATCGCTGCGGCGATCATGCTGTGGCTCTGGCACCCCCCCTTCAGGGAGCAAGTGGAGGACTTGTACTGGGACATCGAGGCGCGAGTGGAAGACTACCTCATGCAGATGGCTTCTCCACAACAATCGGGCTGTTTCCGACCCGTGTGA